From the genome of Alphaproteobacteria bacterium SS10, one region includes:
- a CDS encoding DUF2244 domain-containing protein, translated as MDSNHNQQPKRGDDRAAEAVFFDAILHPNRSLSPRGFRLLMAGVVMLSLTVGSFFFAIGAWPVVGFLGLDVLLLYCLFRANYKSGRTYETVKLTESRLVVDRRDHWGKHTRWTFQPYWLHVHIAEPVEHDSQIRLTSHGKSITIGSFLAPEERADFAAALQRALDRWRRPQAALAAE; from the coding sequence ATGGACAGCAACCACAATCAGCAGCCAAAGCGGGGCGATGATCGGGCAGCCGAGGCGGTGTTCTTCGACGCCATCCTGCACCCCAATCGCAGCCTGTCGCCGCGTGGCTTTCGCCTGTTAATGGCGGGTGTGGTGATGCTGTCGCTAACCGTTGGCAGCTTCTTCTTCGCCATTGGCGCCTGGCCTGTGGTTGGCTTCCTTGGGCTTGATGTGCTGCTGCTTTATTGCCTGTTCCGGGCAAACTACAAATCCGGCCGCACTTACGAGACGGTGAAATTAACCGAGAGCCGCCTGGTTGTGGATCGGCGTGACCATTGGGGCAAGCACACCCGCTGGACGTTCCAGCCCTATTGGCTGCATGTGCATATCGCCGAACCGGTGGAACATGACAGTCAGATCCGCCTGACCAGCCACGGCAAATCCATCACGATTGGCAGTTTCCTTGCACCGGAAGAACGGGCTGATTTTGCCGCCGCCCTGCAGCGCGCCCTTGATCGCTGGCGTCGTCCCCAAGCTGCCCTTGCCGCCGAATAG
- a CDS encoding ABC transporter substrate-binding protein, with the protein MSGPSVTVRDGGARRPARHSVAQAVCTPIIAFLVLILINSQAVANGSDHTLPDPTQEAPATHGLALFDDPKYGPGFQHLTYANPAAPKGGTLRQAATGAFDNLHPFLITGQAAARLNLTYDTLMRRVWDEPFSVYALIAESVVLSPDRRRMEFRLNPAARFHDGHPVTAEDVRFSLEALRTHGRPNTRRTYGLVDKIETPDDHSVIFHLDPAAERELPLVLAMLPVLPAHYWADKEFGDTTLTPPLGGGPYRIASIDPGRQIIYQRVDDYWGADLPVNRGHYNFDRVQIEYFRDNDVALEAFKAGETDFRREGDPTAWATRYDVPGSAGQALNLEELAHQRPDWARALIMNTRRTPLDDLRVRQALDLAFDFEWLNRAVFRGAYKRIESYFPNSELAATGTPTAGEATLLEPFADTLPAAVFNDAYSAPQTDGSGMAGRRGNLRHAIALLREAGWQLKGGKLVDADGEQMQLEILIQTGAEEGIVLEWTRTLARLGIKAGIRSVDATQFRQRLNAFDYDVVLYRWINTLSPGLEQRLYWGSEFADQQGSRNYAGVRSEAVDALAAGIANAESREDLITHAHALDRVLTHNHYAVLLYHLGHDLVAYWDPVQRPENTPLYGLVIEAWWADQVTQ; encoded by the coding sequence ATGTCAGGCCCTTCGGTTACAGTCCGAGATGGCGGCGCGCGCAGACCGGCGCGCCACAGCGTTGCGCAAGCTGTTTGTACACCAATTATCGCCTTTCTGGTGTTGATCCTGATCAACAGCCAGGCAGTTGCCAATGGCTCAGACCATACCCTACCGGACCCGACCCAAGAAGCGCCCGCGACACACGGCCTGGCCCTGTTCGATGACCCGAAATATGGCCCGGGTTTTCAGCATCTAACCTATGCCAATCCGGCGGCCCCTAAGGGCGGCACTCTGCGGCAGGCGGCAACCGGCGCCTTTGATAACTTGCATCCGTTTCTGATCACCGGTCAGGCAGCGGCCCGGCTTAACCTCACCTATGACACGCTGATGCGCCGGGTCTGGGATGAACCGTTCAGCGTCTATGCCCTGATTGCCGAAAGCGTGGTGCTGTCACCAGATCGGCGGCGGATGGAGTTCCGCCTTAACCCAGCCGCCCGGTTCCATGATGGGCATCCGGTGACGGCAGAGGATGTGCGCTTCTCCCTCGAAGCGTTGCGTACCCATGGGCGACCCAATACCCGCCGTACCTATGGCCTGGTCGATAAGATTGAGACCCCGGATGATCACAGCGTCATCTTCCACCTGGACCCGGCGGCGGAGCGTGAGCTGCCCTTAGTTCTCGCCATGCTTCCGGTGCTGCCTGCCCATTATTGGGCGGATAAGGAGTTTGGCGACACCACGCTGACACCACCCTTGGGTGGCGGTCCTTACCGCATCGCCTCAATCGATCCGGGGCGGCAAATCATCTATCAGCGGGTTGATGATTATTGGGGTGCGGATCTCCCGGTTAATCGGGGGCATTACAATTTTGACCGGGTGCAGATCGAATACTTCCGCGACAATGACGTGGCACTCGAGGCGTTCAAGGCCGGGGAAACCGACTTCCGACGGGAGGGTGACCCAACCGCCTGGGCCACCCGCTATGACGTCCCGGGTTCGGCCGGGCAGGCACTGAACCTGGAAGAGCTGGCGCATCAACGGCCAGATTGGGCCCGCGCCCTGATCATGAACACAAGACGTACGCCACTTGATGATCTACGCGTACGCCAGGCATTAGACCTAGCCTTTGATTTTGAGTGGCTAAACCGGGCGGTGTTCCGGGGCGCCTATAAACGGATTGAGAGCTACTTCCCCAATAGCGAGCTGGCAGCGACGGGTACGCCCACAGCTGGGGAAGCAACACTGCTTGAGCCATTTGCCGATACCTTACCGGCGGCGGTGTTCAACGATGCATATTCGGCGCCCCAAACGGATGGGTCGGGCATGGCCGGAAGGCGCGGTAATCTGCGCCACGCGATTGCCCTACTGCGTGAGGCCGGCTGGCAGCTTAAAGGCGGCAAGCTGGTGGATGCGGATGGCGAGCAGATGCAGCTTGAGATCTTAATCCAGACCGGCGCTGAAGAGGGGATCGTTCTGGAGTGGACGCGTACGCTTGCCCGGCTTGGCATCAAGGCGGGCATTCGAAGTGTGGACGCCACCCAGTTTCGGCAGCGCCTCAATGCCTTTGATTATGACGTGGTGCTTTATCGCTGGATCAATACCCTGTCACCCGGGTTAGAGCAGCGGCTCTATTGGGGCAGTGAGTTTGCCGATCAGCAGGGCTCAAGAAATTATGCGGGCGTACGCTCAGAGGCTGTGGATGCCCTGGCCGCCGGGATCGCCAATGCCGAGAGCCGGGAAGACCTGATAACCCATGCCCATGCGTTGGATCGGGTGCTGACCCATAATCACTATGCGGTACTGCTTTATCACCTGGGCCATGACCTAGTGGCCTATTGGGATCCGGTGCAAAGACCAGAGAACACGCCGCTCTATGGCCTGGTTATCGAGGCATGGTGGGCGGATCAGGTGACCCAATAG
- a CDS encoding adenosine kinase — protein MTNTQPKVVGIGNAVVDIIAEVDEAFLSNHDVPKGVMNLVDQDRSRELSGAISNPTMASGGSVANSMAGIASFGGSAGFIGRVRDDEPGKFYGADMEREGVYTPIAPAQDGGDTSRSIILVTPDAQRSMNTYLGASTELNKDDINHALIQEAEYLFLEGYLWDSERPREAMMEAADVALTAGTVVAFSMSDPFLADRYRDDIRNFLPHSVDLLFANEAEITSLYKVNTLAEALDLARNDVDTAVITRSEAGCVAMHKGETVRMPAVPVANVVDTTGAGDQFAAGYLFGLSTGRSMADCAQLGVIAAGEVISHIGPRPAQPLKNLIPG, from the coding sequence ATGACCAACACCCAACCAAAAGTCGTCGGTATCGGTAACGCCGTCGTTGATATTATTGCCGAGGTCGATGAGGCCTTCCTGTCCAACCATGACGTGCCTAAGGGCGTAATGAACCTGGTTGATCAGGATCGCTCGCGTGAGTTGTCTGGCGCCATCAGTAACCCAACCATGGCATCTGGTGGGTCGGTCGCCAACTCCATGGCCGGCATTGCCTCCTTTGGTGGCTCCGCTGGCTTTATCGGTCGTGTACGTGATGATGAGCCGGGCAAGTTCTACGGCGCGGATATGGAGCGTGAGGGTGTTTATACCCCTATCGCCCCGGCCCAAGATGGTGGTGATACCAGCCGTTCGATCATCCTGGTAACCCCGGATGCCCAGCGCTCCATGAACACCTATCTTGGTGCCTCAACCGAGTTGAATAAGGACGATATTAATCACGCCCTGATCCAGGAGGCGGAGTATCTGTTCCTTGAAGGTTACCTCTGGGATAGCGAGCGACCACGCGAAGCGATGATGGAGGCCGCTGATGTGGCCCTCACCGCCGGTACGGTTGTCGCCTTCTCCATGTCTGACCCATTCCTGGCGGACCGGTATCGCGATGATATCCGCAACTTCCTGCCCCATTCGGTTGATCTGCTCTTCGCGAACGAGGCGGAGATTACCTCACTCTACAAGGTGAATACCTTGGCCGAGGCACTGGATCTGGCCCGCAATGATGTGGATACCGCCGTCATCACCCGCTCTGAGGCTGGCTGTGTTGCCATGCATAAGGGCGAGACCGTGCGTATGCCGGCCGTCCCGGTGGCCAATGTGGTTGATACCACCGGCGCCGGTGACCAGTTCGCGGCCGGTTATCTCTTCGGCCTTAGCACCGGTCGATCCATGGCGGATTGCGCCCAGCTTGGCGTGATCGCGGCAGGCGAGGTGATCAGCCATATCGGCCCACGCCCCGCCCAACCGCTGAAGAACCTGATCCCGGGTTAA
- a CDS encoding LysR family transcriptional regulator, translating to MDTLSLRLFIRIAQRGGLSPAARDLGLSPATASARLRGLEETVGVRLFNRTTRALSLTADGQAFMPYAQSAVELLEEGVVAAAGVAPGAQGASAVRGVLRMAASASFARMHIMPALPAFMVRHPAISLDLQLSDDMEDMVEGAYDLAIRNAELSDSTMIARQLAPDDRILVASPAYIANRGMPQTAQELAAHDCIVTGQADHWQFASGAAFKIRPRLRVNDGEAARLAAEAGLGITLKSRWNVYRSLATGALVPVLVGDQPVTKSAIWAVAPSARLMPPKVRAMIDFLVDRFGPKPYWVT from the coding sequence ATGGACACGCTTTCCCTCCGGCTCTTCATCCGCATTGCCCAGCGCGGTGGCCTCAGCCCGGCCGCCCGTGACCTTGGCCTGTCGCCAGCAACGGCGAGTGCCAGATTGCGTGGGTTGGAAGAAACCGTAGGCGTTCGTCTGTTCAATCGAACCACCCGGGCCCTATCTCTCACCGCCGATGGTCAGGCCTTTATGCCCTACGCTCAATCAGCGGTGGAGTTGCTAGAGGAGGGGGTGGTGGCCGCCGCTGGCGTGGCGCCCGGTGCCCAGGGGGCTTCGGCCGTACGTGGGGTATTACGGATGGCGGCCTCGGCCTCTTTTGCCCGGATGCATATCATGCCCGCCCTTCCAGCCTTCATGGTTCGGCACCCGGCCATCTCGCTGGATCTGCAGCTCTCTGACGATATGGAGGATATGGTGGAGGGGGCCTATGATCTGGCCATTCGCAATGCGGAGTTAAGCGATAGCACGATGATCGCACGGCAGTTGGCGCCCGATGATCGGATATTGGTCGCCTCACCGGCCTATATTGCTAATCGCGGTATGCCGCAGACGGCGCAGGAACTGGCGGCCCATGACTGCATTGTCACCGGGCAGGCTGATCACTGGCAATTCGCCAGCGGTGCCGCGTTCAAGATCAGACCCCGGCTACGCGTCAATGATGGGGAGGCCGCCAGGCTGGCGGCGGAGGCTGGCCTCGGCATCACCTTAAAGTCGCGATGGAATGTCTATCGCAGCCTGGCAACCGGCGCCCTTGTTCCGGTGCTGGTTGGGGATCAACCGGTAACGAAATCAGCGATTTGGGCGGTGGCGCCCTCGGCCCGCCTGATGCCGCCTAAGGTGCGGGCGATGATCGATTTCCTGGTCGATCGTTTTGGGCCAAAACCCTATTGGGTCACCTGA
- a CDS encoding EI24 domain-containing protein has protein sequence MAQKGLRTGVETAIVGAMLHDLFSAFADLRRPQVLLALVVCIVTGLVVLFTIPGLAWLIFGSIQTFEIAWIDSVISALAVGGSAVLAFLLFPVVMTAIVGLAAEPVLDPIEADYEAYLPPQQPVPIVTALISSLKLILIAGALSLFAMLFFWTGISVFVAWVINSYLLSREFVTMVAMRRVPEKAVDEWRRRNREAVMFRGGLIAVLFAIPVLNLIAPIIAAAMVSHWLSRTDIYELATTKPPQITDSGPDLGTPTA, from the coding sequence ATGGCACAAAAAGGCTTAAGGACGGGTGTCGAGACGGCTATCGTCGGCGCCATGCTGCATGATCTTTTCTCCGCCTTCGCCGATTTGCGCCGACCCCAGGTCCTACTGGCGCTTGTGGTCTGTATTGTCACCGGCCTCGTGGTTTTATTCACGATTCCCGGTCTCGCCTGGCTGATCTTCGGCAGCATTCAGACCTTTGAGATTGCCTGGATCGACAGCGTTATCAGCGCCCTCGCCGTCGGCGGCAGTGCCGTCCTGGCCTTCCTCTTATTTCCGGTGGTGATGACGGCGATTGTGGGGCTCGCCGCCGAGCCAGTGCTCGACCCGATTGAGGCGGATTACGAGGCCTACCTGCCACCGCAACAACCAGTGCCAATCGTAACCGCCCTGATCAGTTCCCTAAAACTGATCCTGATTGCCGGTGCGCTCTCCCTCTTCGCGATGCTGTTCTTCTGGACCGGGATCAGTGTGTTTGTCGCCTGGGTCATCAATAGTTACCTGCTCTCCCGCGAGTTTGTGACCATGGTCGCCATGCGCCGGGTACCAGAAAAGGCGGTGGATGAATGGCGGCGCCGTAACCGAGAGGCGGTTATGTTTCGCGGCGGCCTGATCGCCGTTCTGTTCGCCATTCCGGTGCTAAACCTGATTGCGCCGATCATTGCGGCCGCCATGGTCAGCCACTGGCTATCGCGCACCGATATCTATGAACTAGCGACAACCAAGCCGCCACAAATCACCGACTCGGGCCCCGATCTGGGCACGCCAACGGCCTAG
- a CDS encoding enoyl-ACP reductase gives MSAAPETKTPTNDDARPASLPILAGKRGLIMGVANERSIAWGIAKSLHEAGAELAFTYQGDAFMRRVEPLAQSVGADILLPCDVMDEASIDQTFDQLKERMGEIDFVIHAVAFSNKEELKGRYVDTTLDNFLMTMQISCYSFTATARRAAAMMRPGGSLITLSYIGAERVMPNYNVMGVAKAALEASVRYLAADLGPDGLRVHGISAGPMKTLAGSAIANARHTYRTSEQTSPLRRSVSLDEIGGTATYLLSDMSAGTTGQIHYVDAGFHAMGMIPPGAAE, from the coding sequence ATGTCCGCAGCACCTGAAACCAAGACCCCAACCAATGATGACGCCCGCCCTGCTAGCCTGCCGATCCTGGCCGGTAAGCGTGGCCTAATCATGGGTGTGGCCAATGAGCGCTCAATCGCTTGGGGTATCGCGAAAAGCCTGCATGAGGCGGGCGCTGAGCTGGCGTTCACCTATCAGGGTGATGCGTTCATGCGCCGGGTTGAGCCGCTGGCCCAGTCGGTCGGCGCCGATATCCTGCTGCCTTGCGATGTGATGGATGAGGCCTCAATCGATCAGACCTTCGATCAGCTGAAAGAGCGGATGGGCGAGATCGACTTTGTCATCCACGCCGTCGCCTTCTCAAACAAGGAAGAGCTTAAGGGCCGGTATGTCGATACTACCCTCGATAACTTCCTGATGACGATGCAGATCTCCTGCTACTCCTTCACCGCGACGGCCCGCCGTGCCGCGGCCATGATGCGCCCAGGTGGCAGCCTGATTACCCTGTCCTATATCGGCGCTGAGCGGGTGATGCCGAACTACAACGTCATGGGCGTTGCCAAGGCGGCGTTGGAAGCGTCTGTGCGTTACCTGGCTGCTGATCTCGGCCCCGATGGCCTGCGGGTGCACGGTATCTCTGCCGGGCCAATGAAGACCTTGGCAGGTTCAGCGATTGCCAATGCGCGTCACACCTACCGGACAAGTGAGCAAACCTCGCCACTTCGCCGGTCGGTCAGCTTGGATGAAATCGGTGGCACCGCGACCTATCTGCTCAGCGATATGTCCGCCGGTACCACGGGCCAGATCCATTATGTGGATGCCGGGTTCCATGCCATGGGCATGATCCCACCGGGTGCCGCTGAGTAA
- the nth gene encoding endonuclease III → MKPEQIDEFFARLSAIDPEPQSDLEYTNPYTLLVAVVLSAQATDAGVNKATRNLFPLADNPHDMLALGEAVVRDKIKTIGLFNGKAKNVIKLSEILVEKYGGEVPKTRKALQALPGVGRKTANVVLNIAFGQPTIAVDTHIFRVGNRTKMAKGKTVDDVERKLVRKVPAKWKLHAHHWLILHGRYTCKARKPDCPSCTVRDLCPYPDKTPG, encoded by the coding sequence ATGAAGCCAGAGCAGATTGACGAGTTCTTTGCCCGGTTATCGGCCATCGATCCGGAGCCGCAATCCGACCTTGAATACACCAATCCCTATACGCTGCTGGTTGCCGTGGTGTTGTCAGCGCAGGCCACCGATGCCGGGGTGAACAAGGCGACGCGGAACCTGTTTCCGCTGGCCGATAACCCCCATGACATGCTGGCCCTGGGCGAGGCAGTGGTACGGGACAAAATCAAGACGATTGGCCTGTTCAACGGCAAGGCCAAGAACGTTATCAAGCTCTCAGAGATCCTGGTTGAGAAGTATGGCGGTGAGGTGCCAAAGACGCGTAAGGCACTGCAGGCCTTGCCCGGTGTTGGTCGCAAAACCGCCAATGTGGTCCTGAACATTGCCTTCGGTCAGCCGACCATCGCGGTCGACACACATATCTTCCGCGTGGGCAACCGCACCAAGATGGCGAAGGGTAAGACCGTCGATGATGTGGAGCGGAAGTTGGTGCGTAAGGTGCCAGCGAAATGGAAGCTGCATGCCCATCACTGGCTGATCTTACATGGACGCTACACCTGCAAGGCACGGAAGCCAGACTGCCCATCCTGCACGGTCCGGGATTTGTGCCCCTATCCGGACAAAACCCCAGGCTGA
- a CDS encoding D-glycerate dehydrogenase: protein MAAVSNNGRTTRVRVTRRLPEAVETRLMELFSTTLNGDDTPLDAEGLKAAVADCDVLVPTVTDRIDAEVIEAAGPDLKLIASFGTGVDHIDLKAAQAKGITVTNTPGVLTEDTADVAMALMLAVARRMGEGERLVRSGQWTGWAPTQMLGLKLAGKRLGIIGMGRIGEAIATRARAFGLSIHYHNRRRAPADVEQRLEATFWQDLDQMLARMDIISVNCPHTPATHHLLSDKRLSLLPSHAVLVNTARGPVVDEEALIRALQTGEIAGAGLDVYENEPEVPQALRELENAVVLPHLGSATREGRQAMGDKVIINIKTFTDSHRPPDRVLPGIDD from the coding sequence ATGGCCGCGGTATCAAATAATGGTCGGACGACCCGGGTTCGGGTCACGCGCCGCCTGCCAGAGGCGGTGGAAACCCGGCTGATGGAGCTGTTTTCCACAACCTTGAATGGCGACGATACCCCGCTGGACGCCGAGGGCCTGAAAGCCGCTGTCGCTGACTGCGATGTGCTGGTTCCCACCGTTACCGACCGAATCGATGCCGAGGTGATTGAGGCAGCAGGCCCCGACCTGAAGCTAATCGCCTCCTTCGGCACCGGGGTTGATCATATCGACCTTAAAGCAGCCCAAGCGAAGGGCATTACCGTTACCAACACACCCGGCGTCCTGACCGAGGATACGGCCGATGTGGCCATGGCCCTGATGCTGGCCGTCGCGCGCCGCATGGGCGAGGGTGAACGCCTGGTCCGCAGCGGCCAGTGGACCGGCTGGGCCCCAACCCAGATGCTGGGCCTGAAACTGGCGGGTAAACGCCTGGGCATTATCGGCATGGGCCGCATCGGCGAGGCGATTGCCACCCGCGCCCGCGCCTTTGGCCTCTCAATCCATTATCACAACCGCCGCCGCGCCCCTGCTGATGTTGAGCAGCGGTTGGAGGCAACGTTCTGGCAGGATCTGGATCAGATGCTGGCCCGGATGGACATCATCTCGGTGAACTGCCCACATACGCCGGCGACCCACCACCTGCTTTCCGACAAGCGGCTATCCCTGCTGCCATCCCATGCCGTGCTGGTGAACACAGCCCGTGGCCCAGTAGTGGATGAAGAGGCGCTGATCCGCGCCCTGCAAACCGGTGAGATCGCCGGTGCTGGCCTCGATGTCTATGAGAATGAGCCGGAAGTGCCGCAAGCCCTGCGTGAGCTTGAGAATGCCGTGGTCCTGCCGCATCTGGGCTCAGCCACCCGGGAGGGCCGCCAGGCCATGGGCGATAAGGTCATCATCAACATCAAGACCTTCACCGATAGCCACCGGCCACCAGACCGCGTACTACCAGGCATCGACGACTAA
- the fabA gene encoding bifunctional 3-hydroxydecanoyl-ACP dehydratase/trans-2-decenoyl-ACP isomerase: protein MTASSIAHRNSFDYDDLIACGNGTLFETPYPKLPLPPMLMFDRITKVASEGGAYGKGELEAELDVKPDLWFFQCHFKDDPVMPGCLGLDALWQLVGFFLGWSGGVGAGRALGVGEVKFTGQVLPNISKVTYRLDFRRVMKGRLIMGIADGQVKADDEVIYEASNLKVGLFDNDAS from the coding sequence ATGACTGCCTCCAGCATCGCGCACCGCAACAGCTTCGACTATGACGATCTGATCGCCTGCGGTAACGGCACGCTGTTCGAAACCCCGTATCCAAAGCTGCCACTGCCGCCGATGCTGATGTTTGATCGCATCACCAAGGTTGCTAGTGAAGGCGGCGCCTATGGTAAGGGCGAGCTTGAAGCTGAGCTGGATGTGAAGCCAGACCTTTGGTTCTTCCAATGCCACTTCAAGGATGACCCGGTGATGCCTGGGTGCCTCGGCCTTGATGCCCTATGGCAGCTGGTTGGCTTCTTCCTTGGCTGGTCCGGTGGCGTTGGTGCCGGCCGCGCCCTCGGCGTTGGTGAGGTTAAGTTCACCGGCCAGGTCCTACCGAACATCTCCAAAGTCACCTATCGCCTGGATTTCCGCCGGGTGATGAAGGGCCGTCTGATCATGGGCATCGCCGATGGCCAGGTTAAGGCTGATGATGAAGTGATCTATGAGGCCAGCAACCTGAAGGTTGGCCTGTTCGATAACGACGCCAGCTAA
- the fabB gene encoding beta-ketoacyl-ACP synthase I, translated as MPRPRRVVVTGLGIVSPIGNDADEVVASLKAGKSGIVAAPEYTEYGFRSQIHGSIKLNPADHIDRRLLRFMGDAAAYAYIAMGQAIEQAGLSEDEIKNERTGIIVGSGGASTSNQVAATGLTREHGATKKMGPFIVPRVMGSTVSANLSTAYGIRGINYSITSACSTSAHCIGNAAEMIAWGKQDRMFAGGGEELHWTMSQLFDAMGAMSSKFNDTPDKASRPYDKDRDGFVIAGGGAVVVLEEYETAKARGAKILGELTGFGATSDGADMVAPSGEGAVRCMQLALDEHARHASQSNKPVGYINTHGTATPVGDGRELAAIKEVFGDSMPAIASTKSLTGHSQGAAGAHEAIYSLLMLNNQFIAASANVESLDPDFEGFPIVTERQDDVPLQAVMSNSFGFGGTNASLIFTTVDD; from the coding sequence ATGCCGCGTCCGCGCCGTGTCGTCGTCACCGGCCTTGGTATCGTCTCCCCCATCGGCAATGACGCCGATGAGGTTGTCGCGAGCCTTAAGGCCGGGAAATCCGGGATCGTTGCGGCCCCGGAATATACCGAGTATGGGTTCCGTAGCCAGATCCACGGATCGATTAAGCTGAACCCAGCGGATCATATCGACCGTCGCTTGCTGCGCTTCATGGGCGATGCCGCTGCCTATGCCTATATCGCGATGGGCCAGGCGATCGAGCAGGCGGGCTTAAGCGAAGACGAGATCAAGAACGAGCGGACAGGCATCATTGTCGGCTCTGGCGGTGCCTCCACCAGCAATCAGGTCGCGGCCACCGGCCTGACCCGTGAGCATGGCGCCACCAAGAAGATGGGGCCGTTCATCGTGCCGCGCGTGATGGGCTCCACCGTCTCGGCCAACCTATCAACCGCCTACGGTATTCGCGGCATCAACTACTCGATCACCTCGGCCTGCTCGACCAGCGCCCATTGCATCGGTAATGCCGCTGAGATGATTGCCTGGGGCAAGCAGGACCGCATGTTCGCCGGTGGCGGTGAAGAGCTGCATTGGACCATGTCCCAGCTGTTTGATGCCATGGGTGCCATGTCGTCGAAGTTTAACGACACACCCGATAAAGCCTCACGCCCCTATGACAAGGATCGCGATGGTTTCGTGATCGCTGGCGGCGGCGCTGTCGTCGTTCTGGAAGAGTATGAAACGGCAAAAGCCCGGGGCGCCAAAATCCTGGGTGAGCTGACCGGCTTCGGCGCTACCTCAGATGGTGCCGATATGGTTGCACCTTCGGGTGAGGGTGCTGTCCGTTGCATGCAGCTGGCCCTCGATGAGCATGCGCGTCATGCCAGCCAATCCAACAAGCCAGTTGGTTACATCAACACCCATGGCACCGCGACCCCAGTTGGGGATGGCCGTGAGTTGGCGGCGATCAAGGAAGTCTTCGGCGACAGCATGCCGGCGATTGCCTCAACCAAATCCCTCACCGGCCACAGCCAGGGTGCCGCCGGCGCCCATGAGGCGATCTACTCCCTCTTGATGCTGAACAACCAGTTCATCGCCGCGTCGGCGAATGTGGAGAGCCTGGACCCCGATTTTGAGGGCTTCCCGATCGTCACAGAGCGCCAGGATGACGTGCCACTGCAGGCCGTGATGTCGAACAGCTTTGGCTTTGGTGGGACCAATGCCAGCCTGATTTTCACCACGGTTGACGACTAA
- a CDS encoding zinc-dependent alcohol dehydrogenase family protein: MRAQIIEAFGGPEVFQLKDVPDPTPGPSQVLIRQQGSSVNPVDYKLRSDGRDIAPEFPGILGFDVSGIVTAIGPDVTDFAVGDAVYGAAGGVKGQGGAYAELIAAETRVIAKRPSNISPVEAAAMPLVTITAWEGLERAGLSESRGAEKTVLVRGGTGGVGHIAIQLAKAWGAEVTASVSGDDKAKIARDLGADHIINYRDEDWDEAVAKLTDGAGFDIVFDGTGGDQLDPAFSAARLNGHVVALVSLFTHDLSLLHARGLSLHLVFMPLNLLAGIGGAEHQRILTGATALVEAGKLKPLIDDQRFTLETVPEAQTHAENGRPLGKVVIAIAD, from the coding sequence ATGCGCGCCCAGATCATTGAGGCCTTTGGCGGCCCAGAAGTTTTCCAATTGAAAGATGTGCCCGATCCCACCCCAGGTCCCAGCCAGGTGTTGATCCGTCAGCAGGGTAGCAGCGTGAACCCCGTCGACTACAAGCTGCGCAGCGATGGGCGTGACATTGCGCCTGAGTTCCCCGGCATTCTTGGCTTTGACGTCAGTGGGATTGTTACCGCCATTGGCCCCGATGTGACCGATTTCGCCGTGGGTGACGCGGTTTACGGTGCGGCGGGCGGGGTAAAGGGCCAGGGCGGCGCCTATGCCGAGCTGATCGCAGCGGAGACCCGCGTGATCGCCAAGCGGCCAAGCAATATCAGCCCGGTTGAGGCGGCGGCGATGCCACTGGTCACGATTACCGCCTGGGAAGGGCTAGAACGCGCCGGGCTGTCTGAGAGCCGGGGCGCCGAGAAAACCGTGTTAGTGCGCGGTGGTACTGGCGGTGTCGGCCATATCGCCATCCAGCTAGCAAAAGCCTGGGGTGCGGAGGTGACCGCCTCCGTCTCCGGCGATGACAAGGCCAAGATCGCCCGCGATCTGGGTGCCGATCACATCATCAACTACCGTGATGAGGATTGGGATGAGGCGGTGGCCAAACTGACCGATGGCGCCGGGTTCGACATTGTCTTTGACGGCACCGGCGGCGATCAACTGGACCCCGCCTTCAGTGCCGCGCGCCTAAATGGCCATGTGGTGGCGCTGGTCAGCCTGTTCACTCATGACCTAAGCCTTCTGCACGCCCGCGGCCTTAGCCTGCATCTGGTGTTTATGCCACTGAACCTGCTGGCCGGTATTGGCGGGGCAGAGCACCAGCGCATTCTGACCGGTGCCACGGCCCTGGTTGAGGCGGGCAAGCTTAAGCCACTGATCGATGATCAGCGTTTCACCCTGGAAACGGTGCCTGAGGCCCAGACCCATGCCGAAAATGGCCGCCCCCTGGGCAAGGTGGTAATCGCTATCGCCGACTAA